In Chaetodon auriga isolate fChaAug3 chromosome 22, fChaAug3.hap1, whole genome shotgun sequence, the genomic window CTGAGTTTAATTAAAATGCATGCAGTGTCTGTTATGAAATGAAGACTAAACTCTGCTGTGGCTTTAACATCTCTCTGGCACGGTCATGTGATTCTGCAGTCACAGCACAACAGCGAGATGGGCAAACCTTGTGGCTGTAACTTTACTTACATCATCCGAGTCTGAACTGAGGTAACCTAGCGAACAGTTACAGCCATTCATGGAGCTGCTGTTGAGTTCAAAACATGCTGTgggattgaaaaaaaaacatctattcAATTAATTGTCTTTTCTCTAGCATATACACAACACATGAATGCTTAAAGACACTTACAAAAGTTTGTATCggtgaagctgcagcactgtgaaTACAACAGAACTAACATGTAAAACTGCAACTGCTCACATCAAAAGTGCACCAAACCATCACATACACAATCTATCATCTATCAGGAGATAATAACACACTCTGTGTAACAGCTCATGGTGACTGGAGAACCAGGGTACATCTTAATCAGCTCAGATTTCtattgtttgtttcctttctaTTCAATGTTAATTCCAAGCAATTACAAACTTAACCACTTGGTGGTAATAAAAGGCTAAtttaacacactcacatgtgtTAACTTACCTCCACACCCATGCGCTGTGAGTCAGGGACAGTTCTGacagtaaacaaagaaaactaaATATAAAACCAAAGCTTATCACAATAGCAAAGTGCATCTTATGTATAAACACATACTGTGGTGTTGAAGATTTGGCTGGTGTTTCATCTTTGAGATATATCTTTGATTGTCCTCTCCCAAAATGAGAAGCTGGAAATTAAATTTAATGTTAacctgatgaaaaaaaaagtcactgtgGTTGTGCAAAAGTTTCCATCAGTATTCACCTTCTCTTTGGCGTTCTTCAGTACTGAAGCCCCGAAAGACATCTTCCTCAACCTGCTGCTCCGTCTCTGACTGGTTGAGAGTGAAGTCTAACATGGGCTCCCTGTCCTCTGGTTGGTTGAGAGAGGTGACCTCATGTCTTGCATGGTCCCTGGGCTCTGTGTTACTGTGATAACATGCATTGACTTTGAGTGCTTAAAACATGACAGTTTGAGAATCGAAAATAAAAGCCATCAAATTGTCATGTTGTCCTCACTCTGGCTCTGGACGTCCAAACAGGACTTGAGGTGCTGTGGGTGTCTCCAGTTGGTAGAGGTGTGGGATTGATCCACAGGACCAGGGGATAGAGTCTGTCATACCTCTGGGCTGGGAGAAAGGCTGAAACTAGCAAGTTAAATCAGACTGGATATTAGAGTTGTTTTAATGCTCGTCATGAGTGATGACAATTCCAGTTTCCTCTCTTAGTCTGTGTAGatttacacactgtacacacaggaggaggctgTCAGGCAAAAAGGCGAAAGCTCCCACGCCTGTGTAAGAACCACAGCTGTGACCGTGGTATACAGCACTTGTATTAACTTGAGATATTCCTTAACATTATAAAATGATACATCTCTTTTCACTACCTTGGTCTGCTCCAGCCCTGAGGTGTCCCAGGGTGGAGGGAAGCAGTGAGGAGATAGCTGAGCCTGCATCTGGCTTCTCTGCTGGAGATTCAGCTGCAGGGGAAACATTCCTGGAGAAACCACTTTGATTTGGCCTAAATCGACTAATTGTATACAAAATACACtcatgcagaggaagaaaatgcacAGTTACCATTGTGTAAGTTCATTGATGAGAGTTTGTTCTAGAAATTACTACACAACCTTGGCCTGaggaagctgatgaggtgaaggAGAAGGGAGACGGCAGGTAGTCAGACGCACTGTTGTCTGAGAAAGCTGACTCCAGCACTGGTGACAGCTAGGGGACAGAAAAGTAAGTGACTTTTTAATCCGAGGGTCCGAATATTTGTTCATGTTCAGCAAATTTcccaaagatttttttttttaaagtgtaatACAAACTGCTCAAAAGTGACTAACCTGCTGACACTTGAACCCTTGTGGAATAAcgtgctttttctttcttgcttctTGAACACTAGacatttacacaaaataaacagaatgcaTGCTGAAAAATGGTGCTCTGTGAAAAAGGTATTACTGACTATACACTGACTTCATATACCTCTAACTCATCCAGACAGTGGACTCAAAAACCATGTTAAGGAGTCAGTGTTCAGTGTCTATCACTCATCTCAACAGCTACAATGTGATCAATATTCTGTTTGTGACTGCAGGTGCCTTGACAAACCACACTCCAGCTCTACCTgatctctgattggctctcagcAAGGCTCAGCTGTGATGGAGAGCAAGGGCTCATTGGGAGTACCAGGGGCTCATTTCTCTTATGCTTGGATCCTCCTTTACCCCTGCCAAGAACAGCAACTTTAGGAGGACCTGAAAGACACGGACGTTTTTTATTTACATCATATGCCATATGGAGGGATGGATTCACATAGGTACTGGTGGATAGACAGGTCTGTGATATACAGAGTATATAAGCCATAGAGCATTCGTGTCCATGTTATCTGTTATCTTATTTCTCACCTTTATTCTCTTTCTTAGAAGCAATCTGGTTGACGATGAACAAAGTCATCAGGTCCAAACTACCTGAACTCGTGCCTCGAGGGGATGCAGGCGAAGGAATTCCCAGGTTTTTCAATCTCTGCTGCATTTTCCTCTTCTCAAAGAACTCCTGGGAAAAAACAGCGACGTCAAAACAATCAGCTAGACGTATGCGAAGAAGACTATAGCTACTACTTGTCTTGTAAAGTCATGGAAATGATATGTCCATGTCTCACCCTCTGTCTTTTTGCATCATTCTTCATCAAGAATCGGTTCCTGCAAGGAGAGTCGTTACAACGGTGACGTCATCTAGCTCAGCTAACgtttaaatgctaatgttaataTTAGCACGTAAGGTATGAACTAAAATAGTACccactcacccacccaccctctcTCACCTTGAACCCCCGACCcaattcattttaaacagctgtAAAGACCGGTGACCGGAAACTCCAGTGCTGTGTTAAACAAGAAAGCTATACCTAATGTGTGAAAGCTCAGAGTACACCGGTAGCGTGATGCTCTGGCTCGGTAGCTAACTGTGGTCAACTGAAGCTGTTGCTTAAACTATGTAGAAATGCGCGTGCAACACCCATCCTTTACACGCGCAACTCAGAAATGTCCATAAACGcttagaaatgtattttaacCACTTCTGTAGAAACTGTCAGTGGTTAATGTTGCCTCCAACAATGTAATTTCCTGGATACAGAATTACTGTGTAATATATTTTCGCCGAAAGCGAGGTGGCATTCATGCCATAAATGCAGTGGGACTAAATTCTTACGTCCATCACGCAACCAATCGTCTTTTGCCGGGGGCGCGACCAATGAAAAAAGCCGCTGCAAAAGCATTAGACGGAAATAAGTAGCGTCAAGTTAGCGGAAAGCAGAAACATACACAATAAGTCAGGAAGTTAGGcgatt contains:
- the redic1 gene encoding uncharacterized protein redic1 isoform X1, whose translation is MNWVGGSRNRFLMKNDAKRQREFFEKRKMQQRLKNLGIPSPASPRGTSSGSLDLMTLFIVNQIASKKENKGPPKVAVLGRGKGGSKHKRNEPLVLPMSPCSPSQLSLAESQSEISVQEARKKKHVIPQGFKCQQLSPVLESAFSDNSASDYLPSPFSFTSSASSGQGMFPLQLNLQQRSQMQAQLSPHCFPPPWDTSGLEQTKFQPFSQPRGMTDSIPWSCGSIPHLYQLETPTAPQVLFGRPEPDNTEPRDHARHEVTSLNQPEDREPMLDFTLNQSETEQQVEEDVFRGFSTEERQREASHFGRGQSKIYLKDETPAKSSTPQTVPDSQRMGVECCSFTDTNFSCFELNSSSMNGCNCSLGYLSSDSDDEKEGCQAASPCIDQACCAASLNPNVCYQGNPKQRHAQHRLLTPPLKPKTNFRDDQKAGSNSQRMGSHTAQVDSPQALAQTQSSCRCRKASKESRDAETQTSGSPTAETCDASTQCSFVADSAMKAAGLNLCLPPVDVSVQHPATGRQTDTAEAPNTQTPSPGSKHTPWSQKKPRAASLSGSRAINKFTANNSDDRVILQRPINPFLDALTDGRERVEMKEGN
- the redic1 gene encoding uncharacterized protein redic1 isoform X2; this translates as MNWVGGSRNRFLMKNDAKRQREFFEKRKMQQRLKNLGIPSPASPRGTSSGSLDLMTLFIVNQIASKKENKGPPKVAVLGRGKGGSKHKRNEPLVLPMSPCSPSQLSLAESQSEISVQEARKKKHVIPQGFKCQQLSPVLESAFSDNSASDYLPSPFSFTSSASSGQGMFPLQLNLQQRSQMQAQLSPHCFPPPWDTSGLEQTKFQPFSQPRGMTDSIPWSCGSIPHLYQLETPTAPQVLFGRPEPDNTEPRDHARHEVTSLNQPEDREPMLDFTLNQSETEQQVEEDVFRGFSTEERQREASHFGRGQSKIYLKDETPAKSSTPQTVPDSQRMGVECCSFTDTNFSCFELNSSSMNGCNCSLGYLSSDSDDEKEGCQAASPCIDQACCAASLNPNVCYQGNPKQRHAQHRLLTPPLKPKTNFRDDQKAGSNSQRMGSHTAQVDSPQALAQTQSSCRCRKASKESRDAETQTSGSPTAETCDASTQCSFVADSAMKAAGLNLCLPPVDVSVQHPATGRQTDTAEAPNTQTPSPGSKHTPWSQKKPRAASLSGSRAINKFTANNSDDRVILQRPINPFLDALTDGREMKEGN